A stretch of Bradyrhizobium sp. AZCC 2262 DNA encodes these proteins:
- a CDS encoding GrlR family regulatory protein — translation MNNGLYSIHVTLLDGRIGKGSGVILFRDGQILGGDAYLFYTGSYTVKGDTFKGEVLVQRHTTPRDNDNPLFGGPNPVGIGVSGTFTDTRGSMNGTALVGKASQIFGATLHKLADIN, via the coding sequence ATGAACAACGGGCTCTATTCGATTCACGTCACCCTGCTGGATGGGCGCATCGGCAAGGGCAGCGGCGTCATTCTGTTCCGGGACGGCCAGATTCTCGGTGGCGACGCCTATCTGTTTTATACCGGCAGCTACACCGTGAAGGGCGACACCTTCAAAGGCGAGGTCCTGGTGCAGCGTCACACCACCCCGCGCGACAATGACAATCCGCTGTTCGGTGGCCCCAATCCAGTCGGCATCGGCGTATCCGGAACCTTCACCGACACCCGCGGCAGCATGAATGGAACCGCGCTCGTCGGCAAAGCCAGCCAGATCTTCGGCGCCACGCTGCACAAGCTGGCGGATATCAATTAG
- a CDS encoding VOC family protein yields the protein MPNVIWDHVHLRSPDPEATAAWLENVLGGEIIRGPGRIDVKLGGANVFIAPVTAGDGVNTPPVTPYQGLDHFGLTVKDIDAVAAEIKAKGVEFTKEPTTIRPGVRICFIRGPQGISVELLERDKKYA from the coding sequence ATGCCGAACGTTATCTGGGACCATGTCCATTTGCGCAGTCCCGATCCCGAGGCGACCGCTGCATGGCTGGAAAACGTTCTCGGAGGCGAGATCATCCGTGGTCCCGGGCGGATCGACGTCAAACTCGGCGGCGCCAATGTGTTCATCGCGCCCGTCACCGCCGGCGACGGCGTCAACACCCCACCGGTGACGCCCTATCAGGGTCTCGACCATTTCGGCCTGACCGTGAAAGACATCGACGCGGTCGCCGCCGAGATCAAGGCCAAGGGCGTCGAGTTCACGAAGGAGCCGACCACCATCCGGCCCGGTGTTCGCATCTGCTTCATCCGCGGGCCGCAGGGCATTTCGGTCGAGCTGCTCGAGCGCGACAAGAAATATGCGTGA
- a CDS encoding cupin domain-containing protein — translation MSDPQRRAFLAAAGIVSLAALGSATPAAGGDPSFMNNVPDPTLAGKDLPTFKFALEKSDGKVIGNSYGKEATVAQLPISKGIAGVSMRLEPGAMRELHWHATAAEWALVLEGRVRTTVVDPRGLAETNDFDPGDVWYFPRGHGHMLQCLGDKPCHFILIFDNGYFSEFGTFSITDWVGHTPPALLAKNFGLPETAFTTFPKEEVYFARGKPPPAEPSVPLQGWKLPTETHKYRLLAQPPHATYQGGREWRVDSSRFPIAKTITGVVLDLDPGALRTLHWHPNADEWQYVVDGEVSVTLFGSHGRYRVERLQKGDVGYIPQGYGHSIENVGSGPARILIGFNAGIYETIDLSQWIAANPKDVLATNFGQPAELFGKFPDRDVCIAGKNR, via the coding sequence ATGTCCGATCCGCAACGCCGGGCGTTTCTGGCTGCCGCAGGCATTGTCTCGCTGGCAGCGCTGGGCTCGGCGACGCCGGCCGCCGGTGGCGATCCGAGTTTCATGAACAATGTCCCGGACCCAACGCTCGCGGGCAAGGATCTGCCGACCTTCAAATTCGCGCTGGAGAAGTCGGACGGCAAGGTCATCGGCAACAGCTACGGCAAGGAGGCGACGGTTGCGCAACTGCCGATCTCCAAGGGGATCGCCGGCGTTTCGATGCGGCTTGAGCCCGGCGCGATGCGCGAACTGCACTGGCACGCCACCGCGGCCGAATGGGCGTTGGTTCTCGAGGGCCGCGTCCGCACCACCGTCGTCGACCCACGCGGTCTTGCCGAGACCAACGATTTCGACCCGGGCGACGTCTGGTACTTCCCGCGCGGCCACGGTCACATGCTGCAATGCCTCGGCGACAAGCCCTGTCACTTCATCCTGATCTTCGACAACGGTTACTTCTCCGAATTCGGCACCTTCAGCATCACCGACTGGGTCGGGCATACGCCGCCGGCGCTGCTGGCGAAGAATTTCGGCCTGCCCGAAACGGCGTTCACAACATTCCCGAAGGAGGAAGTGTATTTCGCGCGCGGCAAACCGCCGCCTGCCGAACCCTCGGTGCCGCTGCAGGGCTGGAAGCTGCCGACGGAGACGCACAAATACCGCCTGCTGGCGCAGCCGCCGCATGCGACCTATCAGGGCGGCCGGGAATGGCGCGTCGATTCCAGCCGTTTCCCGATTGCGAAGACGATCACCGGCGTCGTGCTCGATCTCGATCCCGGCGCGCTGCGGACGCTGCACTGGCATCCCAACGCCGACGAGTGGCAGTACGTCGTCGATGGCGAGGTGAGCGTCACCTTATTCGGCTCTCACGGCCGTTACCGGGTCGAGCGATTGCAAAAGGGCGATGTCGGCTACATCCCGCAAGGCTATGGACACTCGATCGAGAATGTCGGCAGCGGGCCTGCGCGCATCCTGATCGGATTCAATGCGGGCATCTACGAGACCATCGACTTGTCACAATGGATCGCGGCAAATCCCAAGGACGTGCTCGCCACCAATTTCGGCCAGCCGGCGGAACTGTTCGGAAAATTCCCGGATCGGGACGTGTGCATCGCCGGAAAGAATCGTTGA
- a CDS encoding alpha/beta hydrolase — translation MQNETFTSRRALLRGMVSSASVLALGGCANLGATGARYDAASLSAEPTVLVATTRKPVNGGRTKPWFGPERATRMTVARAKLVAPDESRFSLAAAGLGDWRLDAVEPVSGEVSDLLTQGGGGDVLVYVHGFKQTFETAALDAAHLADGIKFRGQTMVFSWPSKAGLFDYAYDRDSAMWSRDGFERVLQSVITTPGVGRVHIVAHSMGTMLTLESLRQLYARNGDTITDKIGAVVFASPDIDMDVFSSAVVRIGPLGRKITVVAATNDRALALSGRLAGGMTRVGAAEKAAIEQLGVRVIDASEAGWGIINHDLFLSNAEVRRVIRRSIDTSAA, via the coding sequence ATGCAAAACGAGACTTTTACATCCCGCCGCGCGTTGCTGCGCGGGATGGTGTCCTCAGCCAGTGTGCTCGCGCTCGGCGGATGCGCCAATCTGGGCGCGACCGGCGCGCGCTACGACGCTGCGTCGCTCTCGGCGGAGCCGACGGTGCTCGTCGCAACCACGCGCAAGCCGGTGAATGGCGGGCGGACGAAACCCTGGTTCGGGCCGGAGCGCGCTACAAGAATGACCGTCGCGCGGGCGAAACTGGTGGCACCCGACGAGAGCCGTTTCTCGCTCGCCGCAGCCGGTCTTGGCGATTGGCGTCTCGATGCGGTCGAGCCGGTGTCGGGAGAGGTCAGCGACCTTCTGACGCAGGGCGGCGGAGGCGACGTCCTGGTCTACGTGCACGGTTTCAAGCAGACATTCGAGACGGCAGCGCTCGATGCCGCGCACCTCGCCGACGGCATCAAATTCCGCGGCCAGACGATGGTTTTCTCTTGGCCGTCCAAGGCGGGACTGTTCGACTACGCCTATGACCGTGACAGCGCAATGTGGTCGCGCGACGGCTTCGAACGCGTGCTGCAATCCGTCATCACGACTCCCGGCGTCGGCCGCGTACACATCGTCGCACACAGCATGGGCACCATGCTGACGCTCGAAAGCCTGCGCCAGCTCTATGCGCGAAATGGTGACACCATTACGGACAAGATCGGGGCCGTGGTATTTGCCTCACCCGATATCGACATGGACGTGTTCTCGTCGGCGGTTGTCCGCATCGGTCCGCTCGGCCGCAAGATCACCGTCGTCGCCGCGACGAACGACCGCGCGCTGGCGCTGTCGGGACGATTGGCTGGCGGGATGACACGGGTCGGCGCCGCCGAGAAGGCCGCCATCGAGCAGCTCGGGGTGCGCGTCATCGATGCGTCCGAAGCCGGTTGGGGCATCATCAACCACGATTTGTTCCTGTCCAATGCGGAAGTGCGGCGGGTGATACGCCGTTCAATCGATACCTCAGCCGCGTAA
- a CDS encoding putative bifunctional diguanylate cyclase/phosphodiesterase yields MGAQLAAFSRQVPLLYFILSVNSIALAFTHLGIAPTSLTVVFPGFLVGACAIRCLIWPRRRDHVVEPKAAARTLRATVALGGALGFAFLAWALSLFPYGDISRYGHILFFVGITVVSCIFCLMHVRPAALILTGTVIAPFVIFLLASGDVVHIAIGLNLFLVTIAMTYILIICSGQFAAMVNGQIETRRLSNENFRLANVDSLTDLPNRRQFFHRLSVLAERAGTEGHRFVVGVLDLDGFKAVNDLYGHGVGDRVLQESGRRLLELSDDTQFIARLGGDEFGIIVDADLDPEAVLAVGAKVCSVFDAPFSVAGIVAKIGGSVGFALAPDAGTTAELLYERADYALYHAKARYRGQPVIFSREHEVEIRKLSTIEHTLRRIDLDAELSLHFQPIVNVGTARLVGFEALARWRNPELGDVAPDVFISVAERTELIGTITQVLLRKALAAAHSWPEDIFLSFNLSMHDLISQVTILQIVALIESSGIDPRRIIIEVTETALMQDYERVQDSLRILRSMGLKVALDDFGSGQSSLSYVHQLSLDKIKIDRGFIRNIATQENARNIVKTVIDLCRNLKFDCVVEGVETAEQVEIIGRLGCSTMQGYFFARPMPQSEVETFIANFRISDDPRMAAAAG; encoded by the coding sequence ATGGGCGCGCAGCTCGCGGCGTTTTCGCGGCAGGTCCCGTTGCTCTATTTTATCCTGAGCGTGAATTCGATTGCGTTGGCGTTTACCCATCTTGGCATCGCGCCGACAAGCCTGACCGTTGTGTTTCCCGGCTTTCTGGTCGGGGCTTGCGCGATCCGTTGCCTGATCTGGCCGCGACGCCGCGACCACGTGGTCGAGCCGAAGGCAGCGGCCCGCACCCTGCGGGCGACGGTGGCGCTGGGTGGCGCGCTGGGATTTGCTTTCCTGGCGTGGGCGCTTAGCCTGTTTCCGTACGGCGACATCTCCCGCTACGGCCATATCCTGTTTTTCGTCGGCATCACGGTCGTCAGCTGCATCTTCTGCCTGATGCATGTGCGCCCGGCGGCGCTGATCCTGACCGGTACCGTGATCGCACCGTTCGTTATTTTTCTGCTTGCAAGCGGTGACGTGGTTCATATCGCCATCGGATTGAACCTGTTCCTGGTCACGATCGCGATGACCTACATCCTGATCATCTGTTCCGGGCAGTTCGCCGCCATGGTCAATGGTCAAATAGAGACCAGGCGTCTCAGCAACGAGAACTTCCGTCTTGCCAATGTCGACAGCCTCACCGATCTGCCCAACCGGCGCCAGTTCTTCCACCGGCTGTCGGTCCTCGCGGAGCGCGCGGGAACGGAAGGCCACAGATTCGTCGTCGGCGTGCTCGATCTCGACGGCTTCAAGGCGGTGAACGATCTCTACGGACACGGGGTCGGCGACCGGGTGTTGCAGGAATCCGGTCGGCGCCTCCTGGAGCTTTCCGATGACACGCAATTCATCGCGCGTCTCGGCGGTGACGAGTTTGGAATCATCGTCGATGCGGACCTCGATCCCGAGGCCGTTCTTGCGGTCGGCGCAAAAGTCTGCTCCGTCTTCGACGCGCCGTTTTCGGTCGCGGGGATCGTCGCCAAGATCGGCGGCTCGGTGGGATTTGCACTGGCGCCGGACGCCGGCACGACGGCGGAGCTGCTCTATGAGCGCGCCGACTACGCGCTCTATCATGCCAAGGCGAGATACCGCGGCCAGCCGGTGATCTTCTCCAGGGAGCACGAAGTCGAAATCCGCAAGCTCAGCACCATTGAACATACGTTGCGGAGGATCGATCTCGACGCGGAACTGTCGCTGCATTTTCAGCCGATCGTCAATGTCGGGACGGCGCGGCTGGTCGGCTTCGAAGCGCTCGCGCGATGGCGTAATCCCGAGCTCGGCGATGTCGCTCCTGACGTCTTCATCTCTGTCGCGGAGCGCACCGAACTGATCGGGACGATCACGCAGGTCCTGCTGCGTAAGGCGTTGGCCGCGGCCCACTCCTGGCCGGAAGATATCTTCCTGTCCTTCAATCTGTCGATGCACGACCTGATCTCGCAAGTCACCATCCTGCAGATCGTGGCGCTCATCGAAAGCAGCGGCATCGATCCCCGCCGCATCATTATCGAGGTCACCGAGACGGCGCTGATGCAGGATTACGAGCGGGTGCAGGATTCGCTCAGGATTTTGCGATCGATGGGATTGAAGGTAGCGCTGGACGACTTCGGATCGGGGCAGTCCAGCCTGAGCTATGTCCATCAATTGTCGCTGGACAAGATCAAGATCGACCGCGGCTTCATCCGCAATATCGCGACGCAGGAGAACGCCCGCAACATCGTCAAGACGGTGATTGACCTGTGCCGCAACCTGAAATTCGACTGTGTGGTCGAAGGTGTGGAAACGGCAGAGCAGGTCGAGATCATCGGCCGTCTTGGTTGCTCGACGATGCAGGGATATTTCTTTGCCAGGCCGATGCCGCAGAGCGAGGTCGAAACCTTCATCGCCAACTTCCGCATATCCGACGATCCGCGAATGGCCGCCGCGGCCGGATGA
- the fabA gene encoding bifunctional 3-hydroxydecanoyl-ACP dehydratase/trans-2-decenoyl-ACP isomerase encodes MSNPRDFHAPQSSYTREDLLKSSEGGYFGPGNAQLPAPPMLMIDRITEISLNGGEFGKGHVIAELDIAPGLWFFDCHFLGDPVMPGCLGLDAMWQIVGYWLGWSGSPGKGRAVGVGEVKFRGDIKPDIKRVRYEVSMRQVRRGKLAVGIADGSVFADDACVYFAKDMRVGMIASAV; translated from the coding sequence TTGTCGAACCCAAGAGACTTTCACGCTCCGCAATCGTCCTACACCAGGGAAGATCTGCTCAAATCGAGCGAAGGCGGCTATTTCGGCCCGGGCAATGCCCAGCTGCCGGCACCGCCCATGCTGATGATAGACCGTATCACCGAGATCAGCCTGAACGGCGGAGAATTCGGCAAGGGCCACGTCATCGCCGAGCTGGATATCGCGCCGGGCCTCTGGTTTTTCGACTGTCACTTTCTCGGCGATCCGGTAATGCCGGGATGTCTGGGTCTGGACGCCATGTGGCAAATCGTCGGCTATTGGCTCGGCTGGTCGGGCTCACCGGGCAAGGGCCGCGCCGTCGGTGTCGGCGAGGTCAAGTTCCGGGGAGACATCAAGCCAGACATCAAGCGCGTGCGCTACGAGGTCAGTATGCGCCAGGTAAGGCGCGGCAAACTGGCTGTTGGAATTGCTGATGGCAGCGTGTTTGCTGACGACGCATGCGTATATTTCGCCAAGGATATGAGAGTCGGAATGATAGCGTCCGCGGTCTAA
- a CDS encoding TetR/AcrR family transcriptional regulator → MTATIATRERLVQAAQKELVQSHGHLEMQAVAKRAQVSVGLAYHHFGSKAGLIAAVVEAFYSRLDEEVFNDAGRPSKSWAHRERRRIASYIAFHYDHPFAPLVIGALSRAPEVLDVETAFTNRQLAGGACMLEAAQRDGIVPDHVDPHLTIALMIGGIRQALIAALMSEQRPDPEKLTDEIWAFMAGALRLTAGSGIEKTGRDKVA, encoded by the coding sequence ATGACCGCAACGATCGCGACACGAGAGAGATTGGTCCAAGCGGCCCAGAAGGAGCTGGTCCAGAGCCATGGGCATCTGGAAATGCAGGCCGTCGCGAAACGGGCGCAGGTTTCGGTCGGGCTCGCCTATCACCACTTTGGATCGAAGGCGGGCCTGATCGCCGCCGTTGTCGAGGCGTTCTACAGCCGCCTCGATGAAGAGGTTTTCAACGACGCGGGGCGGCCTTCGAAAAGCTGGGCGCACAGAGAAAGACGGCGAATAGCCTCCTATATCGCCTTCCATTACGACCACCCCTTTGCTCCCCTTGTCATCGGAGCGTTGAGCCGCGCGCCCGAGGTCCTCGATGTCGAGACAGCTTTTACCAACCGACAGCTCGCCGGTGGCGCATGCATGCTCGAGGCGGCGCAGCGTGACGGCATCGTTCCCGATCACGTCGATCCACATCTCACCATTGCGTTGATGATCGGCGGAATTCGCCAGGCCCTTATCGCTGCCCTGATGAGCGAACAACGACCCGATCCGGAGAAACTCACAGATGAAATTTGGGCCTTCATGGCCGGAGCCCTGCGCCTGACGGCTGGCTCCGGCATCGAAAAAACCGGTCGCGACAAAGTCGCCTGA
- a CDS encoding GNAT family N-acetyltransferase has protein sequence MSEAIDYTARELLSDGSQIEIRALRREDEADMLAAVGKTSAQSLQRRFFVMKRHFSDKERTFFLDVDFKNHVAIVALADEAGRKVIVGGGRYIVFEPGRAEMAFVVIDTWQGRGVGSILMRHLVKIASDTGLNELTAEVLPENAAMIKVFRKFGFSPAPRRDPQTLHLVRKLP, from the coding sequence ATGTCCGAGGCTATCGACTACACTGCACGCGAGCTTCTCAGCGACGGCAGCCAGATCGAAATCCGCGCGCTCCGGCGGGAGGATGAGGCTGACATGCTCGCTGCGGTCGGAAAGACCAGCGCACAATCGCTGCAGCGCCGTTTCTTCGTCATGAAGCGTCACTTCTCGGACAAGGAGCGCACCTTCTTCCTGGACGTCGATTTCAAAAATCATGTCGCGATCGTCGCGCTTGCAGATGAGGCCGGCCGCAAGGTTATCGTCGGCGGCGGCCGGTACATTGTTTTCGAGCCAGGGCGGGCCGAGATGGCATTTGTCGTCATCGATACATGGCAGGGCCGCGGCGTCGGCTCGATCCTGATGCGTCATCTCGTCAAGATCGCAAGCGATACCGGATTGAACGAGCTGACGGCAGAGGTTTTGCCTGAAAACGCCGCGATGATAAAAGTATTCAGAAAATTCGGCTTCAGCCCCGCCCCACGCCGAGATCCCCAGACACTCCATCTGGTACGGAAGCTCCCATAG
- a CDS encoding AI-2E family transporter: MKTLRQYLPGDDVIQLAIRLGLLAFLIYWTFVLIRPFVPILAWSIVLAVALYPVFDFLSRLLGGRSRLAAAILTLINLAIVIGPATWLGLSALDGVKEFAGNLSAGSLMVPSPPEGVKNWPLIGPQLYEHWSQASSNIRAALREVAPYLKPLAGVLLGLAGNAGVGTLKFLLSVALAGFLFPYGSQLVAAGRGFLYRVVPEQSEHFLELGGATIRAVSQGVIGVAIVQSLLAGIGFKLAGVPSAGLLAFAVMILTIVQIGAAIVLFPVIIWIWTDKDFTTALLLTLFLVFVGVLDNILKPLVMGRGLTTPTLVIFIGVIGGTLAHGIVGLFIGPIILSLAWELTVAWIRADRAKAESLPG; encoded by the coding sequence TTGAAAACCCTTCGCCAGTATTTGCCCGGAGACGACGTCATCCAGCTTGCGATCCGGCTCGGATTGCTTGCTTTTCTGATCTATTGGACGTTCGTTCTGATCCGCCCCTTTGTGCCGATCCTGGCCTGGAGTATCGTACTCGCCGTCGCGCTCTATCCCGTCTTTGATTTCCTCTCCCGACTTCTCGGTGGTCGCTCGAGGCTCGCGGCGGCAATTCTCACCCTCATCAATCTCGCGATCGTCATCGGGCCGGCGACCTGGCTTGGCTTGAGTGCCTTGGACGGGGTGAAGGAGTTCGCCGGAAATTTGAGTGCCGGTAGCCTGATGGTTCCATCTCCGCCGGAGGGCGTCAAGAATTGGCCGCTGATCGGTCCGCAGCTTTACGAGCACTGGAGTCAGGCATCCAGCAACATTCGAGCGGCCTTGCGCGAGGTGGCTCCTTATCTGAAGCCGCTGGCGGGCGTTTTGCTGGGTCTTGCGGGCAATGCCGGCGTGGGCACGCTCAAGTTTCTCCTGTCTGTGGCGCTGGCCGGGTTTCTCTTTCCCTACGGCTCGCAGCTTGTGGCCGCGGGCAGGGGCTTTCTCTATCGCGTTGTGCCCGAGCAGAGCGAACATTTCCTGGAGTTGGGGGGCGCGACTATCCGCGCGGTATCCCAGGGTGTCATCGGCGTCGCAATCGTTCAGTCCTTGCTGGCCGGTATCGGCTTCAAGTTGGCGGGAGTTCCCAGCGCCGGCCTGTTGGCCTTTGCGGTCATGATCCTGACAATCGTGCAGATCGGCGCGGCAATCGTCCTGTTTCCCGTGATCATCTGGATCTGGACAGACAAGGATTTCACGACCGCGCTCCTGTTGACGCTGTTCCTGGTCTTTGTCGGCGTACTCGACAACATCTTGAAGCCGCTCGTCATGGGACGCGGCCTGACGACCCCGACACTCGTGATCTTCATCGGGGTGATCGGAGGAACGCTCGCGCATGGAATTGTCGGTCTCTTTATCGGGCCGATCATTCTCTCCCTCGCCTGGGAGTTGACGGTGGCCTGGATACGCGCTGATCGCGCCAAGGCGGAGTCGTTGCCCGGCTGA
- a CDS encoding DUF3141 domain-containing protein, whose product MSMNNTTPPGGPMSGLVASAVEYMMDASQRSVLFLDVLRQRGDQYREHVAQTAPHVLQYAAELIIDGRNLDEPVNYALVRIIPPKDVEIDLNRRPFIVVDPRAGHGPGIGGFKADSEIGVAMKAGHSCYFIGFLPEPMPGQTIERIARAEAAFIEKVISRHPEADGKPCVIGNCQAGWAIMILASLRPELFGPVIVAGAPLAYWAGVHGKYPMRYSGGLLGGSWLTALTSDLGAGKFDGAWLVQNFESQNPSNTLWTKQYNVYSKVDTEADRYLEFERWWGGHVNLNAEEIQFIVDELFVGNNLAAGKIEMSDGQKVDLRNIRSPIVVFCSEGDNVTPPQQALDWILDCYADVDEIRAYGQTIVYTVHKSIGHLGIFVSGGVAKKEHAEFSSNIDLIDVLPPGLYEATFEAKDEETASSDLVVGQWVMRCEARTLDDIRAMGGNSPEDERRFAAAKRVSEINLAAYQKYLQPWIKRMVKPQVAETMRNLHPLRLQYEAFSSRNPFMAMVKSLAEQVSEDRKQASTDNPFLAFQEQISKQIVNALDGWRDSQEALSEATFLAVYGSPALQAAVGIDPQSVPSRRREMSAAHREMLQKRIAELKSRIGDGGVREAAIRGLLYVGSARGTADERSLEALRNVRRKDTGTRLTLAEFKMLVREQFFMLLLDQEGALAAIPKLLPDNASERHAAFTAIREVLSASAAISGEVARRLKRIAELFGVDPNEISDKVSNVAPFDPKAKAS is encoded by the coding sequence ATGTCGATGAACAATACAACGCCGCCGGGCGGTCCCATGTCAGGACTTGTTGCTTCGGCCGTAGAGTACATGATGGACGCGAGCCAGCGCAGTGTCCTGTTCCTGGACGTGTTGCGTCAGCGGGGCGATCAGTACCGGGAACACGTCGCGCAAACGGCGCCGCATGTCCTGCAATATGCCGCCGAGTTGATCATCGACGGCCGCAACCTGGATGAGCCGGTAAATTATGCGCTGGTGCGCATCATTCCGCCGAAAGACGTCGAAATTGATCTGAACCGGCGACCGTTCATCGTGGTCGATCCGCGTGCCGGCCATGGTCCGGGAATCGGGGGGTTCAAGGCGGACAGCGAAATCGGCGTCGCAATGAAGGCGGGCCATTCCTGCTATTTCATCGGCTTCCTGCCGGAGCCGATGCCAGGACAAACGATCGAGCGTATCGCGCGGGCCGAAGCGGCGTTCATCGAGAAAGTCATCAGCCGCCATCCGGAGGCCGACGGCAAGCCTTGCGTGATCGGAAACTGCCAGGCGGGTTGGGCCATCATGATCCTTGCGTCGCTGCGGCCGGAACTGTTCGGACCCGTTATCGTCGCAGGTGCGCCGCTTGCCTATTGGGCTGGCGTGCACGGCAAATACCCGATGCGCTATTCGGGCGGCCTGCTGGGAGGAAGCTGGCTGACGGCGCTGACGAGCGATCTCGGAGCCGGCAAGTTCGACGGCGCCTGGCTCGTGCAGAATTTCGAGAGCCAGAATCCTTCGAATACGCTGTGGACCAAGCAGTACAACGTCTACTCAAAGGTCGATACCGAGGCCGACCGATACCTCGAGTTCGAGCGCTGGTGGGGTGGGCACGTCAATCTGAATGCCGAGGAAATCCAGTTCATCGTCGATGAACTCTTCGTCGGGAACAATCTCGCCGCCGGCAAGATCGAGATGTCCGACGGCCAGAAGGTGGACTTGCGCAACATCAGGTCACCGATCGTGGTGTTCTGCTCCGAGGGCGACAATGTCACCCCGCCGCAACAAGCGCTGGACTGGATCCTCGATTGCTATGCCGACGTCGATGAGATCAGGGCCTATGGGCAGACGATCGTCTACACGGTCCACAAAAGCATCGGCCATCTCGGCATTTTCGTGTCCGGCGGCGTCGCCAAGAAGGAGCACGCGGAATTCTCCAGCAATATCGATCTGATCGACGTGCTGCCGCCGGGGCTCTATGAAGCGACGTTCGAAGCCAAGGACGAGGAGACGGCGAGTTCTGATCTCGTCGTCGGCCAGTGGGTGATGCGCTGCGAGGCGCGGACGCTTGACGACATCCGTGCCATGGGTGGTAATTCGCCCGAGGATGAGCGGCGGTTTGCCGCCGCCAAGCGCGTATCGGAAATCAATCTCGCGGCCTACCAGAAGTACCTCCAGCCCTGGATCAAGCGCATGGTGAAGCCTCAGGTGGCGGAGACGATGCGCAACCTGCATCCGTTGCGACTTCAATATGAAGCTTTCAGCAGCCGGAATCCGTTCATGGCTATGGTGAAGTCGCTGGCGGAGCAGGTGAGCGAGGATCGCAAGCAGGCCTCGACGGACAATCCCTTCCTGGCGTTTCAGGAACAGATCTCCAAGCAGATCGTCAACGCGTTGGACGGTTGGCGGGATTCGCAGGAGGCGCTCAGCGAGGCAACCTTCCTTGCGGTCTACGGTTCGCCTGCGTTGCAGGCGGCCGTCGGAATCGATCCGCAATCGGTCCCATCGCGCCGGCGGGAGATGTCTGCCGCGCACCGTGAAATGCTCCAAAAGCGGATCGCCGAGCTGAAATCCAGGATTGGCGACGGCGGCGTTCGCGAAGCGGCCATTCGCGGCCTGCTCTATGTCGGGTCGGCGAGGGGAACGGCAGACGAGCGCAGCCTTGAAGCGTTGCGCAACGTTCGCCGCAAGGACACCGGTACGCGATTGACGCTGGCCGAGTTCAAGATGCTGGTGCGCGAGCAATTCTTCATGCTTCTGCTGGATCAGGAAGGAGCACTGGCTGCGATACCGAAGCTATTACCGGATAATGCAAGTGAACGCCACGCAGCATTCACTGCGATTCGCGAAGTGCTGTCCGCGAGCGCCGCAATCTCGGGCGAAGTCGCCAGGCGTCTCAAGCGTATTGCCGAGCTGTTCGGCGTCGATCCGAACGAAATTTCGGATAAGGTTTCGAACGTCGCTCCTTTCGATCCCAAGGCGAAGGCATCGTAA
- a CDS encoding formate/nitrite transporter family protein: MADQASPPQPPIFSLNAYSPAEIKEAVEKVGVKKTNLPFLASLMLAVIAGGSIGLGALYYTIIVSDPGLSFAAARVMGGLAFSLGLVIVLVGGAELFTGNNLIVMAWASGNVTTRQMLRNWVVVYFGNLIGAVGLVVLVFLSHHLDMNGGRVGLSILNTAAAKIQPDAVTLFFKGVLCNLLVCLAVWLAYAGRSVTDKVVALVFPVSAFIAAGFEHCVANMYFLPLAWLMTQTGDVPADFDASAITMTGIIHNLVPVTLGNIVGGAGLVGAMYWTIYRTAFGKSYANQGKAGS, translated from the coding sequence ATGGCTGATCAGGCATCCCCGCCGCAACCGCCTATCTTCAGTTTGAATGCCTACAGCCCCGCCGAGATCAAGGAGGCTGTCGAGAAGGTCGGCGTCAAGAAGACCAACCTTCCCTTTCTGGCCTCGTTGATGCTGGCGGTGATCGCAGGGGGCAGCATTGGATTGGGTGCGCTCTACTATACCATCATCGTCAGCGACCCGGGGCTGAGCTTCGCTGCGGCGCGTGTCATGGGCGGACTGGCATTTTCACTCGGACTGGTCATCGTTCTGGTTGGCGGAGCCGAGCTGTTCACGGGAAACAATCTGATCGTGATGGCCTGGGCGAGCGGGAATGTGACGACCAGGCAGATGCTGCGCAACTGGGTCGTCGTCTATTTCGGTAACCTGATCGGCGCGGTCGGACTTGTGGTTCTGGTCTTCCTTTCGCATCATCTCGACATGAACGGAGGCCGCGTCGGCCTGTCGATCCTGAATACGGCCGCCGCGAAGATCCAACCCGACGCTGTGACGTTATTCTTCAAGGGAGTTTTGTGTAACCTGCTCGTTTGCCTGGCGGTGTGGCTTGCGTATGCCGGCCGGTCGGTTACCGACAAGGTTGTTGCGCTCGTATTTCCGGTCTCCGCCTTCATAGCCGCCGGCTTTGAGCACTGCGTCGCCAACATGTATTTCCTGCCTTTGGCCTGGTTGATGACGCAGACAGGCGATGTTCCTGCTGATTTCGACGCGTCGGCCATCACGATGACGGGCATCATTCACAATCTTGTGCCGGTCACGCTCGGCAATATCGTAGGTGGTGCCGGCCTCGTCGGCGCAATGTATTGGACTATCTATCGGACCGCCTTCGGCAAGAGCTATGCTAACCAGGGCAAGGCAGGATCATGA